The nucleotide window AGGCGGAAGGCCTCGTGCTTGCGGGTCGATACGATGGTTCCGGTGACGCGGCACAGCTGCATCTGGGGGAGCTCCGGTTACTTTACGAGGTGTTGCAATTCGTCCACCCGGCGCACGATGGACTCACGATCCATGGTCCGGTAGATTTCCGGGAGGAGAGCTTTGCTGGTGCACTCCATGACCGCCACGAGCGTCTGAAGTTCCACCTCGAGCGGATAGGTGGGTGGCATGAAGTCGTCCACCACTTCCTTCAGTATGCGCGTGGTGACATTGCCTTTGGTGCGGCCATCGGCGGCCGCGCGGAATTTTGCCCGCGTAAGAAGCGCTTCCATATCGGCCCCGGAAAACGTCCGTTCACCGTTCAGCAGGGCGTCCGGGATGTCGGACATGGGCAGGGAGACACCCGTCCGCTTCATCATGACGGTCAGCAATTCCTCGCGTTCCGCCCGCGTGGAAGGGTAGAAGAGGGCAATGTGTTCTTCGGCGCGACCCTGCCGCTTGAGGTCGACCGGCATGTAGTCCGGCCGCGCGGTGAGCAGGAAGAAAATGATCTTGCCGCGGTGCGACGGATCGCTCATGAACTGGGCAATCTGTCCGAAGACGCGTTTCGAGACGCCGGAATCGCCCTCGGCGTCCCGGTTGCCCAGGGCGGCATCTGCTTCGTCGATCATGACGGCGACGGGGGTCATGGCCTCGAGCAACGTCAGGATTTTTTCCAGGTTCGATTCGGTCTGCCCCTGCCACTGGCTCCGGAAGTTCTTCAGCTTCACCATCGGGATCCCGATTTCGCCCGAGAAGCACAGGATGGTGAAGGTTTTCCCGGTTCCGACCGGTCCACTCACCAGGTAACCCATGGGCATGACGTCGGGCCGGCCGGCCTTGATGGCCTTGGCGGCCTGCCGCAGGTGGGTCTTGGCTTCGTTGTGACCGGCGACGTGGTCGAGCGTGAGGTCGGTCTCCACGAACTCCAGCATGCCGTAGGCTTCCGCCTCAATGAACTCCTTCTTCATGTCCGAGAGGACATCGAAGGTGAGCTTCGTGCGGTTCTCCAGGACATCGGCCAGAATGGTCCGGAGCTGGATGAACCCGAGGCCGGCCGTATTGGCGGCCAATCCGCGCGCGTCGACGGCCGAAAACTGCGCGTACAGTTCCTCGCGGCCCTTCAGGTACCAGTCCACGAACTGCCTCCGTTCCGTTTCACCCGGAATGGGAATCCGGATTTCAGCCGTATATGGGCTCTGCACCAGTTGCTGGTTGAGCTCAGACAGGTTCTGGGCGACGAGCGTGACCGTGAAGTCGCTGCTCATGAAGAGCGGATCGTGCGACCATTTCTGCAGGAAAACGAGGGCGTTGCGGTCTTCCGCGGAATACGTGGCGGCCTCGGCCATCGGAACCACGGTCTCCGCATAATCGATGACGCAGGCAATCCGTTTTCCGTCGGCGAGACGGGTCCGGAAATAGTTCTGCAGCACCGATAGCACGCGGACGGGATCCTTGGGCAGCTTCTGGGCGAAATCCGTCCCGAAAATCGTGTCGTATCCGGACAGGGCCTGGTTGAAATCCTTCTGGCTGGCCTTGTCAGCGAAGTGGATGCCGCTGGACCGGTCGTAGAAGAGGACGATGTCCCGCGAGGCGAACAGGTCCTGGATGAGGAAGTCCGTCAGCGAGACATACGTCGTGTTGCCGTCCTCGTCCTGCGAGGGCACGAGGTCGCGGACCGCTCCGTACAGGATGAACTGCGTGAGCGTCTTCGTGAAATACTTCCGCGCGAATTCCTGGGCCCAGGCCGGGTAATGGGCCGTGTACTGCTCCAGGAGGGAGGGCAACGAGGGCGACTCGACTTCGAGCTCGGCCGGTGGGGTTTCGTCCGGGGTGTCAGGCGATGGTGATTTCGTCATTCAGATAGATGTCTTGGATGGCGTTCAGGATGTCGACTCCTTCCTTCATGGGGCGCTGGAAGGCCTTGCGTCCTGAAATCAGACCCATACCACCGGCGCGCTTGTTGATGACGGCCGTTTTGACCGCTTGTTGCAGATCGTTCGATCCGCTGGCACCGCCGGAGTTGATGAGTCCTGCCCGCCCCATGTACCCGTTCGCCACCTGGTAGCGCGTGAGGTCGATGGGGTGGTCGCTCGAGAGCTCGCTGTAAATGCGCTCATCCAATTTGCCGTAGCTGGAGTTGCCGCTGTTCAAGGCGCGGTATCCGCCGTTCTGCTCGGGCTGCTTCTGCTTGAGGATATCGGCTTCGATGGTGGCCCCGAGATGGTTCGCCTGGCCGGTCAGGTCGGCACTGGTCTCGTGGTTCACACCGTCCACCGTGAATTCGCTGTTGCGCATGTAGCACCAAAGGATGGTCATCATGCCCAGTTCGTGGGCAATGGCGAACGCCTCGGTGACTTCCTCCAACTGCCGGTTGGACTCTTCCGAACCGAAATAGATGGTGGCACCCACGCCGACGCATCCCATGTTCCAGGCTTCTTCTATCCGGGCGAACAGGATCTGGTCGTACGTATTCGGATAGGTGACCAGTTCATTGTGGTTGAACTTCATGATGAAGGGGATGCGATGCGCGTACTTGCGCGCAATGCTGCCCAGTGCGCCATAGGTGGATGCGACGCCGTTGCACCCTCCCTCGATGGCCAGCTTCACGATATTCTCGGGATCGAAGTAAATGGGGTTCTTGGCAAACGATGCGCCCGCGGAATGCTCGATCCCCTGATCCACGGGAAGGATGGAGATGTACCCCGTGCCGCCCAGCCGACCGGTTCCGAAGAGTTGCTGCATGGAGCGGAGCACCTGGGGATTGCGGTCCGAGCCCATCCATACGCGCTCGACGAAGTCGGGCCCGGGCAGATGGAGGTGCTCCTTGGCGATGGTCGTGCTCTTGTGGTCCAGCAGGTACGACGCCTCGGCGCCCAGGATGTCGGCAATGTCGGTAGTGGTCATGACGGGAATTCAGAATTGATGGAAGCCTGCGATCGGAACCTGCATGTTAGCGGTTTCGGGGCCGGACGGCAACCCGGATTTCTTCCGGAATCGCTTCCGGATGGCGAAAATAATGAGGAATTTCTTCCGCGAGCAGCGGGGCGAGGATCAAACCCTTCGATCCGAGCCCCGTGAAGACGTGGACTCCGGGTGTGCCGGGCAATGGACCCACCATGGGGAGCCGGATGCCCGGGACTGTGGCGCGACAGCCTGCCAGGCGCTCCACGACCGGCGACCCGGCCAGCGACGGCATCATGGTGATGGCCCGGTCCAGGAGGGCGTCGCCCATGTCCACGTCGGGCTCCATGTGGGAAAAGGTGTGTTCATAGGTACTGCCGACGAAGAAGGTGTCGCCTTCGTCCACGATGTAGCCGGCGCCGGACAGTGAGGGGAGCATTGCCGCGGCGTCCGTGGCGGGCGGGAGCCCGGCGGGGCGTGCGACACGGACCGATTGTCCCTTCACGGCGTGCAGGTGCAGACGCGGCAACTGCCCGCGCATGAGTTCCCCACACCACGGGGGCAGCATTCCGCCGCCCAACGCGAGCAGCATGCGGCGGGCCACCACCGGCGCGCCGTCGGCGAAGTGGGCGGTCACGCACGCGTCGGCCCCGGCCGACGCGTGCCACCGGCGGAGCCGGGCCGGGAACCGGGTGACCGCCCCTCGCCGGACGGCCAGCCGGACGACGGCGTCCACGAACTCCGGGATGGACAGGGTCATTCCGCCGTAGATGTCCAGGAGCCCGAAAGGGGCGCGTACGAAGGACCATCCCTTCGTGTCGGTTGGATCGGTCGTTTCTCCGGTCAAGGGCTCCGCATGCCACCGGGCCATATCCGGGAACTCCTCGGCAGACTTCCGGCAGTCCTCGGCTTGCTGGGGTGTCATGGCCGAGCGCAGCAGGCCGGATCGGACGTGGGGCCGGAAGTCGGCGGCATCAATGAGGCGATCCAGGGCCGGAAGCGCCTCCCGCACGCGCCACGGGGGGCGCGACCGGAGGCCCATGAGCGGACTGGCGAGACCTGCCCCGACGCCGGAGGCGCCTGCGGCCGGGTGCGACGCATCGACCAGCAGGACCCGCTCGTGGCGGGCCAACTCGGCCGCCGCGCAGGCACCGGCCAGTCCGGCACCGACGACGAGCGTATCGAACGAACAATTCATGGCCACACGGGTGGAGGAGCGGGACAACGTCAATGGACATCCTTACGTTACGGTACGCATGCAAAAGACGCAGACCATAATCATCGGCGGCGGCATCATTGGCCTGTCCATTGCCTGGGAACTCGTCCGGCGGGGGCAATCGGTCGTCGTACTGGAGCGCGATCACGTCGGATTGCACGCCTCGCGGGCGGCGGCGGGCATGCTGGCCGCGGTCGCCGAGTTGGGATTCGAGGAATTCGATCTGTATGCGTTCTGCGCGGACTCGGTCCGTCGCTGGCCCGTGTTTGCCCGCGAACTGGAGCAGGACAGCGGCCTGCCGGTGGACTACCGCGCCCACGGAACGATCGTGGCGGCCAGGGACCGGGATGCCGCAGCGGGCATGCGCCGTGCGTACGAATTCCAGCGGGAACACGATTTCGACGTTTCCTGGTTGACGCGCGACGAGGCCCTGGATATCGAACCGTTCCTGTCGCCGAACATTGCTGCGGCCATGTTCGCGAAGGAGGATCATGCGGTGGACAACCGTGCCGTTCTGCAAGCGCTCGAGGCGGCCATCCGGGCGCGCGGGGGGACGGTCCGCGAAAACGCGCCGGTCCGGGAGGTCCGGTTCGGCAGCGGGCCACCGGAAGTCTGGTTCGGGACGCGAGGCAAGGATGGCGCCGAAGACAAGGAAGAGCAGCTCGAATCCATGTCGGCCGAGCAGATCGTGCTGGCCGCGGGACCCTGGTCGCGCGACATTCCCGGCCTGCCCGATGTCGCCAGGCCGCCCGTACGGCCGGTAAAAGGGCAGATCCTGGAACTGCACATGCAGGCACCCTTCTCGCTCAAACACGTCGTG belongs to Rhodothermales bacterium and includes:
- a CDS encoding AAA family ATPase: MTKSPSPDTPDETPPAELEVESPSLPSLLEQYTAHYPAWAQEFARKYFTKTLTQFILYGAVRDLVPSQDEDGNTTYVSLTDFLIQDLFASRDIVLFYDRSSGIHFADKASQKDFNQALSGYDTIFGTDFAQKLPKDPVRVLSVLQNYFRTRLADGKRIACVIDYAETVVPMAEAATYSAEDRNALVFLQKWSHDPLFMSSDFTVTLVAQNLSELNQQLVQSPYTAEIRIPIPGETERRQFVDWYLKGREELYAQFSAVDARGLAANTAGLGFIQLRTILADVLENRTKLTFDVLSDMKKEFIEAEAYGMLEFVETDLTLDHVAGHNEAKTHLRQAAKAIKAGRPDVMPMGYLVSGPVGTGKTFTILCFSGEIGIPMVKLKNFRSQWQGQTESNLEKILTLLEAMTPVAVMIDEADAALGNRDAEGDSGVSKRVFGQIAQFMSDPSHRGKIIFFLLTARPDYMPVDLKRQGRAEEHIALFYPSTRAEREELLTVMMKRTGVSLPMSDIPDALLNGERTFSGADMEALLTRAKFRAAADGRTKGNVTTRILKEVVDDFMPPTYPLEVELQTLVAVMECTSKALLPEIYRTMDRESIVRRVDELQHLVK
- a CDS encoding class I fructose-bisphosphate aldolase, which translates into the protein MTTTDIADILGAEASYLLDHKSTTIAKEHLHLPGPDFVERVWMGSDRNPQVLRSMQQLFGTGRLGGTGYISILPVDQGIEHSAGASFAKNPIYFDPENIVKLAIEGGCNGVASTYGALGSIARKYAHRIPFIMKFNHNELVTYPNTYDQILFARIEEAWNMGCVGVGATIYFGSEESNRQLEEVTEAFAIAHELGMMTILWCYMRNSEFTVDGVNHETSADLTGQANHLGATIEADILKQKQPEQNGGYRALNSGNSSYGKLDERIYSELSSDHPIDLTRYQVANGYMGRAGLINSGGASGSNDLQQAVKTAVINKRAGGMGLISGRKAFQRPMKEGVDILNAIQDIYLNDEITIA
- a CDS encoding FAD-binding oxidoreductase; protein product: MNCSFDTLVVGAGLAGACAAAELARHERVLLVDASHPAAGASGVGAGLASPLMGLRSRPPWRVREALPALDRLIDAADFRPHVRSGLLRSAMTPQQAEDCRKSAEEFPDMARWHAEPLTGETTDPTDTKGWSFVRAPFGLLDIYGGMTLSIPEFVDAVVRLAVRRGAVTRFPARLRRWHASAGADACVTAHFADGAPVVARRMLLALGGGMLPPWCGELMRGQLPRLHLHAVKGQSVRVARPAGLPPATDAAAMLPSLSGAGYIVDEGDTFFVGSTYEHTFSHMEPDVDMGDALLDRAITMMPSLAGSPVVERLAGCRATVPGIRLPMVGPLPGTPGVHVFTGLGSKGLILAPLLAEEIPHYFRHPEAIPEEIRVAVRPRNR
- the thiO gene encoding glycine oxidase ThiO; translation: MATRVEERDNVNGHPYVTVRMQKTQTIIIGGGIIGLSIAWELVRRGQSVVVLERDHVGLHASRAAAGMLAAVAELGFEEFDLYAFCADSVRRWPVFARELEQDSGLPVDYRAHGTIVAARDRDAAAGMRRAYEFQREHDFDVSWLTRDEALDIEPFLSPNIAAAMFAKEDHAVDNRAVLQALEAAIRARGGTVRENAPVREVRFGSGPPEVWFGTRGKDGAEDKEEQLESMSAEQIVLAAGPWSRDIPGLPDVARPPVRPVKGQILELHMQAPFSLKHVVRGKRAYLVPRSDGRLIVGATNEEMGFDLDVTAGGMWSILDGAWELVPGIMDLPVLGIDVGLRPASRDHQPMIGWSTTPGLFVATGHYRHGIMLSAATAHAAANALTGGTLPALLAPFDPTRFTHSAS